The proteins below come from a single Natranaerofaba carboxydovora genomic window:
- the flgM gene encoding flagellar biosynthesis anti-sigma factor FlgM, translating into MNNKITGQISEYLKAYKSQQTNKPDNNKNKEAAKTDKTSKTQNPDSLELSGVAKKLKTGNTTEVRTEKVNQIKEQINQGNYTIDSGKIAEKMIEEAGFDVKI; encoded by the coding sequence ATGAATAACAAGATTACAGGACAGATAAGTGAATACCTTAAGGCCTACAAGAGCCAGCAGACTAACAAACCAGACAACAACAAAAATAAAGAAGCAGCCAAAACTGATAAAACTTCAAAAACCCAAAACCCGGACAGCTTAGAGCTATCTGGAGTGGCTAAGAAGCTAAAGACAGGTAACACCACAGAAGTAAGAACAGAAAAAGTAAACCAGATTAAAGAGCAGATTAACCAGGGTAACTACACTATAGACAGCGGTAAGATAGCAGAGAAGATGATTGAAGAAGCAGGCTTTGATGTTAAGATCTAG
- a CDS encoding TIGR03826 family flagellar region protein has product MDITNCPECGKLFKKVGKKICPECIQKEEEDFLKVKQYLDDNPGATVPVVAEETEVSEKRINNFIREGRLEASSFENISVSCMSCGAPTKRGKYCSDCTGKLQSDLEKAMGEKKEEKKEDDDRPKEGGKIHIRDRFKDK; this is encoded by the coding sequence ATGGATATTACAAACTGCCCCGAATGCGGTAAGCTATTTAAAAAGGTAGGCAAAAAGATCTGCCCTGAATGTATCCAGAAAGAAGAAGAGGATTTCTTAAAAGTAAAACAATACCTTGACGATAACCCTGGGGCAACAGTACCAGTAGTCGCTGAAGAAACAGAAGTTAGTGAGAAGCGGATTAATAACTTCATCAGGGAAGGAAGACTAGAGGCTTCGTCTTTTGAAAATATTAGTGTTTCCTGCATGAGCTGTGGTGCTCCAACCAAAAGGGGCAAATACTGCAGTGACTGTACAGGAAAACTCCAATCAGACCTAGAAAAGGCCATGGGAGAGAAAAAGGAAGAGAAAAAAGAAGATGATGACAGACCAAAAGAAGGCGGCAAGATTCACATAAGAGATCGCTTTAAAGACAAATAG
- a CDS encoding Asp23/Gls24 family envelope stress response protein: MANNNEKEIALEVSNQQGDTVKIVDDVIAIIAGIAATKIEGVSSMSGGFVGNIAERIGRKDLAKGVKVETTENQASVDVYLIVKYGVKIHEVAENVQKQVRDAVSSMTGMEVPSVTVNVQGVELEEYLKEIKELEEPAEEE, encoded by the coding sequence GTGGCTAATAATAACGAAAAAGAAATTGCTTTGGAAGTATCCAACCAGCAGGGTGATACTGTTAAGATTGTTGACGATGTTATAGCAATCATAGCTGGTATCGCGGCCACAAAGATCGAGGGAGTATCAAGCATGAGCGGAGGCTTTGTAGGAAACATAGCCGAGAGAATAGGAAGAAAAGATTTAGCTAAAGGCGTTAAAGTGGAAACTACTGAAAATCAAGCCAGTGTAGACGTTTACCTGATTGTAAAATATGGGGTTAAAATACACGAGGTAGCCGAAAACGTTCAAAAGCAGGTCCGTGATGCTGTGTCTTCAATGACTGGTATGGAAGTTCCTTCTGTGACAGTTAATGTGCAGGGCGTAGAGTTAGAAGAGTACTTAAAAGAAATTAAAGAATTAGAAGAACCTGCTGAAGAGGAATAG
- a CDS encoding DEAD/DEAH box helicase family protein — MSITEAYERISKSKINFSDNRQDFNIQSCVRDYDTNNFTGLFDHNETMLFSNIYPYVEGRALLADELYNLLKMIGEDTQHGQTPEGTSSSVEANGLTTDMALLQKFLIFTNALIIPSVISKKDKFMAKIMEEIFDQDLSNQFKNGCFRCGSKDLLETDCPRCKRRCFVCRECLKMGEARSCTPLFLFSKEQNLQLKIKISPEASFGQNKLESMPKGKLDYDYKSDDLLENLPHLDFDLTPAQKEAYDMASEFLDREEKKALIFALCGGGKTEAVYGAVKKIIKKGGKVLFATPRRDLTRELSHRLEKAFPGIRINTFYGGFKNKLSDGEFVVSTTHQLYRFYRAFDLVILDEADAFPYRGSNNLPLLLGRSLKKDAKLIYISATPEKSLLKETKKKTAYLITIPARFHKKPAPLPKLIKVSKKGMEGNNGKFSKKITSFIDKNLDLNKPMLVFVPTINLAEETSRRLEKYLRKQNYLKKQEHLSNDADNSIASIVSFSHSKDPKRDEKLIEFTNGKIKILVSTTILERGITLEGVRVLVLFSNHDVFDDRALVQMAGRSGRTGADPYGEVIFAGEYITKAMKRARKLIDRLNKEALKKGFIEE, encoded by the coding sequence ATGAGCATTACTGAAGCGTATGAAAGAATTAGTAAATCAAAAATTAATTTTTCTGATAATAGACAAGACTTCAATATACAATCCTGCGTGAGGGATTATGACACTAATAATTTTACTGGTTTGTTTGACCATAACGAGACAATGTTATTTAGCAATATATATCCCTATGTCGAAGGCAGGGCCTTACTGGCTGATGAGCTTTATAATCTTTTGAAAATGATCGGTGAAGATACCCAGCATGGGCAAACTCCTGAAGGTACCAGCAGCTCTGTTGAAGCTAATGGGCTTACTACTGATATGGCGCTTTTGCAGAAGTTTTTGATTTTTACAAACGCCTTAATAATCCCGTCTGTAATTAGCAAAAAAGATAAGTTTATGGCTAAAATAATGGAGGAGATTTTTGATCAGGACCTTTCTAATCAATTTAAAAATGGATGCTTTAGGTGCGGGTCAAAAGATCTATTAGAGACAGATTGTCCTAGATGTAAGAGAAGGTGCTTTGTCTGTAGAGAATGCTTGAAGATGGGGGAAGCAAGATCATGTACCCCGCTTTTTTTATTTTCTAAAGAACAAAATTTGCAATTAAAGATTAAGATAAGCCCTGAAGCAAGTTTTGGACAAAATAAGCTTGAAAGTATGCCTAAGGGTAAGCTTGATTATGACTATAAATCAGATGATCTGCTAGAGAACCTACCCCACCTGGACTTTGACCTAACCCCGGCCCAAAAAGAAGCTTATGATATGGCAAGTGAATTTTTGGATAGAGAAGAGAAAAAGGCCCTTATCTTTGCCCTCTGCGGTGGGGGTAAGACAGAAGCTGTCTATGGAGCGGTGAAAAAAATAATTAAAAAAGGCGGGAAAGTCCTCTTTGCAACACCTAGAAGAGACCTTACAAGAGAGCTAAGTCATAGGCTAGAGAAAGCCTTTCCGGGAATCAGGATAAACACCTTCTACGGCGGGTTTAAAAACAAACTATCAGATGGAGAATTTGTCGTATCTACCACCCATCAGCTCTACAGGTTTTATAGGGCTTTTGATCTTGTAATACTAGATGAAGCAGATGCCTTTCCCTATAGAGGGAGCAACAACCTTCCCCTTCTTCTAGGTAGATCACTAAAAAAAGACGCAAAACTCATATACATATCAGCAACTCCGGAAAAGTCTTTGTTAAAAGAAACAAAGAAAAAAACAGCATACCTAATAACCATACCGGCTAGATTTCACAAAAAACCAGCGCCCTTACCAAAGCTGATAAAAGTATCAAAAAAAGGCATGGAAGGAAATAACGGAAAATTCTCTAAAAAGATAACTTCATTCATAGACAAAAACCTTGACTTGAATAAACCTATGCTTGTATTTGTACCGACTATCAACCTTGCAGAAGAGACTTCTAGGAGATTAGAAAAGTATTTAAGAAAACAGAACTACTTAAAAAAACAAGAACACTTGAGTAATGATGCAGACAATAGTATAGCCTCTATAGTTTCTTTTAGCCACTCAAAAGACCCAAAAAGGGATGAAAAACTAATCGAATTCACAAATGGCAAAATAAAAATCCTTGTAAGCACAACTATTCTAGAGAGAGGTATAACCCTTGAAGGAGTTAGAGTCCTGGTATTATTTAGCAATCATGACGTCTTTGATGATAGAGCTCTTGTACAGATGGCAGGAAGAAGCGGGAGAACCGGAGCCGATCCTTACGGTGAAGTGATCTTCGCAGGAGAATATATTACAAAAGCTATGAAAAGGGCTAGAAAACTAATAGATAGATTGAACAAAGAAGCATTAAAGAAGGGGTTTATTGAGGAGTAG
- a CDS encoding ComF family protein, with protein sequence MSHRQINKLNSHKQDNHKRNSHNQNNNLDDNNDPTLLYVAPYGGYLKDLIHELKLGKNTELKLPLGRLLALRVLLEEEKKLHDKGLAHIFKYIFVDIFKDILKFILFDKSSLCDKIDTITFIPLHYNRLIERGFNQAELLAEVVSDSLKIPAYELLVRSEDTIPQGQLGRKERLLNIKGKFDINLHIEKECYLKKRILLIDDISTTGASLEEGRRVLLQNGASEITSLVLCR encoded by the coding sequence TTGTCTCATAGACAGATAAATAAACTAAACAGTCATAAACAAGATAATCACAAAAGAAACAGTCATAACCAAAATAACAACTTGGATGATAACAATGACCCAACACTCTTATATGTAGCACCTTACGGAGGCTACCTAAAAGACCTAATCCATGAACTAAAACTAGGCAAAAACACAGAGCTAAAACTTCCTTTAGGACGTCTACTAGCCTTAAGGGTTCTTCTAGAAGAAGAGAAAAAACTTCACGACAAAGGCTTAGCTCACATCTTCAAATATATCTTTGTTGATATCTTTAAAGACATATTAAAATTTATACTCTTTGACAAGAGCTCTCTCTGTGACAAAATAGACACCATTACCTTCATTCCCCTTCACTATAACAGACTAATAGAGAGAGGGTTTAACCAGGCAGAACTCTTAGCAGAAGTGGTATCAGATAGCCTCAAGATACCTGCCTATGAGCTCCTTGTAAGAAGTGAAGATACCATCCCCCAGGGACAGCTTGGTAGAAAAGAAAGACTTTTAAATATTAAGGGTAAATTCGACATAAATCTACACATAGAGAAGGAATGTTATCTTAAGAAGCGAATACTTCTCATAGATGACATCTCTACCACAGGAGCAAGCCTTGAAGAAGGAAGACGGGTGCTATTACAAAATGGAGCCAGTGAGATAACATCCCTTGTGCTCTGCAGATAA
- the flgN gene encoding flagellar export chaperone FlgN translates to MFNDLIKNLEEQLATQKLLLEYAHEKKDLLVDGRINELEELLKKEEKIVVKSGKLEKHRESTQKELNEKLNLTGEDPTKEDPVLTDFIEASEGKEREKLDQLFEELTKILAELKELNQQNNQLIQQSLQYVNTALDLYTASENDPGTYSKDLNKNEGQNIKEQKNRRNIFDKRI, encoded by the coding sequence ATGTTTAACGATCTGATAAAAAACTTAGAAGAACAGCTAGCAACACAGAAACTTCTCTTGGAATATGCCCACGAGAAAAAAGACCTTCTTGTCGATGGAAGGATTAACGAGCTTGAAGAACTTCTAAAAAAAGAAGAAAAAATCGTAGTCAAATCAGGCAAATTAGAAAAACACAGAGAAAGCACCCAAAAAGAACTTAATGAAAAGCTTAACCTGACAGGAGAGGACCCGACTAAAGAAGATCCTGTCTTGACTGATTTCATAGAAGCAAGCGAAGGCAAAGAAAGAGAAAAACTAGACCAACTCTTTGAAGAACTGACCAAAATCCTAGCAGAGCTAAAAGAGCTAAACCAGCAAAACAACCAGCTTATCCAGCAGTCCCTTCAGTATGTGAATACTGCCCTTGACTTATATACTGCATCAGAGAATGATCCAGGTACCTACTCCAAAGACCTTAACAAGAATGAAGGACAGAATATAAAAGAACAAAAGAACAGACGAAACATATTTGACAAGAGAATTTGA
- a CDS encoding methyl-accepting chemotaxis protein: MNERLEVFKNANLKNLIFNGCMFLALLVFLFERSVTMASYWPLFYICLGVSVISAGTSIYLYQRKRSDSRIRYVLFIGFLINYTIVLFALPNPFTYAIIFPVLLVSLSYLDQKFIATCAGLSLIVNIFSVSEVLAFGGIAGNIANSGDGILVYQIFAPAAFLVGTFFLGNLFGGKQSAENTSTKEAAENAGKTTNTNNSGTNQSANQNNQSTNTSNNNSGEEELAKKLSDTLNRIRKSIEEASSGIDQLTSSVEQVSEGINQNTKSLQDTTAAVEEVSRSSQTMAESAEKISESSSNTKENADEANKLTEEAVNHIKTVHDGSNKTQEVAKQAQESTQKITKFTETITEISEQTNLLALNASIEAARAGEEGKGFAVVADEIRKLAEQSREAADEVMGVVKEITDRTEKVTKAVMAAEEPLANAVNSVEDAKSKVVNIVDQIKEVDDQIQNIAAGAEEQSASSEEMEASVNEVLETMKKNDTNTSEITANIQELNSFLDEIEDSIQELDSLSSSLENKVVD; this comes from the coding sequence TTGAATGAGAGATTAGAAGTTTTCAAAAATGCCAATCTAAAAAACTTAATATTTAACGGGTGTATGTTCTTAGCGCTTTTAGTTTTTTTGTTTGAAAGGTCTGTCACTATGGCTTCATACTGGCCGCTTTTTTATATTTGCCTTGGGGTATCTGTAATATCTGCGGGGACCAGTATTTATCTTTATCAAAGAAAAAGAAGCGACAGCAGGATCAGGTATGTGTTATTTATTGGATTCTTAATTAATTATACCATTGTTTTGTTTGCCCTGCCAAATCCTTTTACCTATGCCATTATTTTCCCGGTGCTTCTTGTCAGTCTATCCTATCTTGATCAGAAGTTCATTGCAACTTGTGCCGGGCTTTCTTTAATAGTTAATATCTTCTCTGTGAGTGAGGTTTTGGCCTTTGGAGGTATCGCAGGGAATATTGCAAACAGCGGTGATGGGATACTTGTTTATCAAATCTTTGCCCCGGCAGCCTTTCTTGTAGGGACCTTTTTCCTTGGTAATCTATTCGGGGGCAAACAGTCAGCAGAAAATACTTCAACAAAAGAAGCTGCAGAAAATGCTGGAAAAACAACAAATACAAACAATTCGGGCACTAATCAAAGTGCTAATCAAAATAACCAAAGTACAAACACCTCAAACAACAATAGCGGCGAAGAAGAACTAGCAAAGAAACTATCCGATACCTTAAATAGAATTAGAAAGTCTATCGAAGAAGCATCAAGCGGAATAGATCAGCTAACTTCTAGTGTAGAGCAGGTTAGCGAAGGTATTAACCAAAACACCAAGTCCCTTCAGGATACTACTGCTGCTGTGGAAGAGGTATCTAGGTCTTCACAAACTATGGCCGAATCAGCAGAAAAGATCTCTGAAAGCAGTAGCAACACTAAGGAAAATGCAGATGAAGCAAACAAGCTAACAGAGGAAGCAGTAAACCATATCAAAACAGTCCATGATGGAAGCAACAAAACACAAGAAGTAGCAAAGCAAGCTCAGGAATCTACCCAGAAGATAACCAAGTTCACAGAGACCATTACAGAGATCTCAGAACAGACTAACCTTCTTGCTCTAAATGCTTCTATTGAAGCTGCAAGGGCTGGCGAGGAAGGAAAAGGCTTTGCCGTTGTTGCAGATGAGATCAGAAAACTCGCAGAACAGTCTAGAGAAGCTGCCGATGAGGTTATGGGTGTTGTAAAAGAGATTACAGATAGAACCGAAAAGGTAACAAAGGCCGTAATGGCAGCAGAAGAACCTCTTGCTAACGCAGTAAATAGTGTGGAGGATGCAAAATCAAAGGTAGTTAACATAGTTGATCAGATTAAGGAAGTTGATGATCAGATCCAAAACATTGCAGCAGGTGCTGAAGAACAGTCTGCTTCAAGTGAAGAGATGGAAGCTTCGGTTAATGAGGTCCTAGAGACCATGAAGAAAAATGACACTAATACATCTGAGATAACAGCCAATATCCAGGAGCTAAACAGCTTCCTAGATGAGATAGAGGATAGCATTCAGGAGCTTGATTCTTTAAGCAGTAGCTTGGAGAATAAAGTCGTGGACTAA
- the hflX gene encoding GTPase HflX encodes MKLNRAILFGVELPDDYHTDMEESLHELSRLADTAGYETAGTLMQRRKTPHPGYYLGKGKVEELKLACEELEADTIISDDELSPAQVRNLETDLELTVMDRTGLILQIFSNRASTKEAKLQVELARLEYLLPRLRGKGEQLSRLAGGIGTRGSGETKLEIERRHIEQQIQRNKKKLKEVEKVRDEKRKKRKKEKLPLVSLVGYTNSGKSTLLKKLTKTDVIAKNQLFSTLDPKLSSIELPGGVTCIMSDTVGFINKLPHHLVAAFKATLEEVVEADLLLHVVDITSEDMSKEINSVEEVLKSLDANDKPTIMVYNKMDLVTKPDNTLYNRGVDSYLVSALKEEGLTELKEGISDHVQKSWIEDEFFIPYGQENIAAMIHEKGEILKEEYTEEGLTLQAKLPEEEYGRFTKLLESNQIT; translated from the coding sequence TTGAAATTAAACCGCGCCATATTGTTTGGGGTGGAATTACCTGATGATTATCATACCGATATGGAAGAATCTTTGCATGAGCTTTCGCGTCTTGCTGATACCGCAGGATATGAAACCGCAGGCACACTTATGCAAAGAAGAAAAACACCTCACCCCGGATATTATCTTGGTAAAGGAAAAGTTGAAGAACTAAAACTTGCCTGTGAAGAGCTTGAAGCAGATACAATTATAAGCGATGATGAACTATCGCCTGCTCAGGTTAGAAACCTGGAGACAGACCTAGAACTTACCGTTATGGATAGAACAGGACTTATCCTACAGATATTTAGTAACAGAGCTAGCACCAAAGAAGCTAAGCTCCAGGTAGAGCTTGCCCGCCTTGAGTATCTACTACCCCGTCTTCGAGGTAAAGGTGAACAGCTTTCCCGTCTTGCCGGAGGTATAGGAACCAGAGGTAGCGGTGAGACAAAGCTAGAGATAGAGAGACGCCATATAGAACAGCAGATCCAAAGAAATAAGAAAAAGCTAAAAGAAGTAGAAAAGGTAAGAGATGAGAAAAGAAAAAAAAGAAAAAAAGAAAAACTTCCTCTTGTTTCTCTGGTGGGATATACCAACTCGGGTAAGTCAACTCTTCTAAAAAAGTTGACAAAGACCGATGTTATTGCCAAAAACCAGCTCTTTAGTACCCTTGACCCAAAACTCTCCTCTATTGAACTTCCTGGTGGAGTGACATGTATCATGTCAGATACTGTAGGATTTATCAACAAACTGCCCCACCACCTGGTAGCAGCTTTTAAAGCTACCCTGGAAGAGGTGGTAGAAGCAGACCTACTGCTTCACGTGGTTGATATTACAAGTGAAGATATGTCAAAAGAGATTAACTCTGTAGAAGAGGTCCTAAAATCATTAGACGCTAATGACAAGCCGACGATTATGGTTTATAACAAAATGGATCTTGTAACAAAACCTGACAACACCCTGTATAACCGGGGAGTTGATTCTTATTTGGTATCTGCCCTAAAAGAAGAAGGACTTACTGAGTTAAAAGAAGGTATTTCAGATCACGTGCAAAAGTCTTGGATAGAGGATGAATTTTTCATCCCTTATGGCCAGGAGAATATAGCTGCAATGATCCATGAAAAAGGAGAAATCCTAAAAGAAGAATACACCGAAGAGGGTCTAACCCTTCAAGCCAAACTGCCAGAAGAAGAGTATGGGCGATTTACAAAATTATTGGAGTCAAATCAGATAACCTAA
- a CDS encoding gamma-glutamyl-gamma-aminobutyrate hydrolase family protein, translating into MSSNSHLLVGLTCREENDKNRISLNYTKVIEKLGLVPILIPSLSSMDAKKGLLKHLSGLILTGGVDVDPVYFGEEPLLGQGEIEPLRDKLEIFLTRKALDKNLPLLGICRGMQVLNIAAGGDIYQDIYSQLDNTLKHEQIAPGRHPTHGIDIQEDTKLYQITGKKNIRVNSFHHQAIRNIAPGFVESAKSPDGIVEGMESTMHSFALAVQWHPELLWEVQVESNNVFNAFVEAVKLNG; encoded by the coding sequence TTGAGTTCTAATTCTCATTTACTCGTGGGACTTACATGTAGAGAAGAAAATGACAAAAACAGGATAAGTCTTAATTATACAAAGGTAATAGAAAAATTAGGCCTTGTTCCTATCCTTATACCTTCCCTGTCAAGTATGGACGCCAAAAAGGGACTGCTAAAACATCTATCCGGTCTAATCTTAACTGGAGGAGTAGATGTAGATCCTGTATACTTTGGTGAAGAGCCTCTTCTAGGACAGGGAGAGATAGAACCACTAAGGGACAAGTTGGAGATCTTTCTGACAAGAAAAGCTCTAGACAAAAACCTGCCTCTTCTTGGTATCTGCAGGGGAATGCAGGTTTTAAATATAGCAGCAGGCGGGGATATATACCAGGATATCTACTCCCAGCTTGATAACACACTAAAGCACGAACAAATAGCCCCCGGCAGACATCCCACCCATGGCATAGACATCCAAGAAGATACAAAACTCTATCAAATTACAGGTAAGAAAAACATCCGGGTAAATAGCTTTCATCACCAGGCGATTAGAAACATTGCCCCTGGATTTGTAGAATCGGCCAAATCTCCTGATGGCATAGTAGAAGGCATGGAAAGCACCATGCACAGCTTTGCCCTTGCTGTACAGTGGCATCCAGAGCTACTGTGGGAAGTACAAGTTGAAAGCAACAATGTGTTTAACGCCTTTGTAGAAGCGGTCAAACTAAATGGCTAA
- a CDS encoding GGDEF domain-containing protein, protein MSSDFLFEISRESIRTFSVIIAFIYITSRFTIFQKIIDNELVTTRKKLFYLIYFSFFSIFTIIFPFEYKGTSLCSFRAASPILGGIFGGKGVGFGVALIGGGFRLIYLDSPEEWPLIIPMFVAAGIAELWQEDEYRPKEILQKSIYILLLYQAMHLFLVYLGLDRDIDIWFGVFPLHSLVFFVNLFGILIFLGITEELKRREEHMGVLQDLALTDEMTKTFNYRYFKSFLNEQLKQCDINKKDNVSLLFLDLDNFKDYNDTYGHQDGDELLKEIANLFRRSIRPKDVMCRYGGDEFAIVLPDTSGKIAFNVAERLRQRLKQKNYSIRGTNKLVTISIGIASYQEGMTADELLEAADEALYQAKEKGKDTICLHKTCY, encoded by the coding sequence ATGAGTTCTGATTTTTTATTTGAGATTTCTAGAGAAAGTATACGCACATTCAGCGTAATAATAGCATTTATATACATAACATCTCGCTTTACCATATTTCAGAAGATAATAGACAATGAACTGGTTACAACTAGGAAGAAGCTTTTTTATTTAATTTACTTCTCTTTCTTTTCAATTTTTACCATAATATTCCCTTTTGAATATAAAGGGACAAGCCTCTGCAGTTTTAGGGCAGCTTCTCCTATTCTGGGTGGTATTTTTGGAGGGAAGGGAGTAGGTTTTGGTGTTGCCCTTATTGGCGGGGGCTTTCGGCTTATATATCTAGATAGCCCTGAAGAGTGGCCTCTTATAATACCTATGTTTGTTGCTGCAGGTATAGCAGAACTCTGGCAAGAGGATGAGTACAGGCCAAAGGAAATTTTACAAAAATCAATATACATACTTTTGCTATATCAGGCTATGCATCTATTTTTAGTGTATCTAGGGTTAGACAGGGATATCGATATATGGTTTGGTGTTTTTCCCCTTCACAGCCTAGTTTTCTTTGTTAATCTTTTTGGAATATTAATTTTCCTTGGTATTACAGAGGAGCTTAAGAGAAGAGAGGAACACATGGGGGTTTTGCAGGATCTTGCTCTGACAGATGAGATGACAAAGACATTTAATTATCGCTACTTCAAAAGTTTTCTTAACGAACAGTTAAAGCAGTGCGATATAAACAAAAAAGATAACGTGAGCCTTTTATTTTTGGATTTGGATAACTTTAAAGATTATAATGACACATACGGCCATCAGGATGGAGATGAGCTCCTAAAAGAGATTGCTAATCTTTTTAGGAGAAGTATCCGCCCAAAGGACGTGATGTGTCGCTATGGGGGAGATGAATTTGCCATAGTGCTGCCTGATACAAGCGGCAAGATAGCATTTAATGTAGCAGAAAGGCTTCGCCAAAGGCTAAAGCAAAAAAATTACTCTATCCGGGGTACAAATAAACTTGTAACAATATCAATAGGCATTGCTTCCTACCAGGAGGGGATGACAGCAGATGAGCTGTTAGAGGCTGCTGATGAGGCTCTTTATCAGGCAAAAGAAAAGGGCAAAGACACTATTTGTTTACATAAAACCTGTTATTAA
- the flgK gene encoding flagellar hook-associated protein FlgK translates to MRSSFFGLETARRSLYSQKKALETTSHNIANANTEGYTRQKVRMSATNPYTKPAMNSPTGPGQIGTGVEVTDIERMRDDFIDQQIRNESRFAGDWSAKHDTLEKLEVIYNEPSESGLRDVFDQFWESLQTLADEPEDRTARSQVMERGVSLADTVNHMYTQMVDLKEDIDQRIGTKVSEINSIGRQIADLNKQIHNVELSQDKNANDLRDKRDVLLDELSELTDYELSEDSRGHLQVNIGGTALVRGEKANQMVFEEEDFDLADPGEEEDIGDLEEVEPEGSVVKWEHTGQEINFRDGEMKGLFDSRDEIVQDQINELRSVMYQFQDKFNDVHSEGFDYHEAQGEEGDSGDVEEFFNWLNNGDDLMEVDDDIRDDVFNIRAGYETEGEGKYPGNGENAKRLAQLKHERIIDEDYYEGKEDVDGTSTFNDFIDATVSSLGVEAQEAEKMVENQDLLLNQLKNRREAVSGVSLDEEMTDMIKYQQAYNAASRMVTAVDEQLDTIINRMGVVGR, encoded by the coding sequence ATGAGATCTAGTTTTTTTGGCCTTGAGACGGCTAGAAGAAGCCTTTATTCTCAGAAGAAGGCCCTTGAGACAACCTCCCATAACATAGCTAATGCCAACACCGAAGGCTATACCCGCCAGAAGGTGAGGATGAGCGCAACCAACCCCTACACCAAACCCGCTATGAACTCACCCACAGGCCCCGGACAGATAGGCACAGGGGTAGAGGTGACTGATATAGAGCGGATGAGGGATGACTTCATAGATCAGCAGATCCGTAACGAAAGCCGCTTCGCAGGAGACTGGAGTGCAAAGCACGACACCTTAGAAAAGCTAGAAGTAATCTACAACGAACCTTCAGAATCAGGTCTTAGAGACGTATTTGACCAGTTCTGGGAATCCCTTCAGACCCTTGCAGACGAGCCTGAAGACAGAACGGCAAGGTCTCAGGTAATGGAGCGGGGAGTTTCTCTAGCAGATACCGTTAACCACATGTACACCCAGATGGTAGACCTAAAGGAAGACATAGATCAGAGAATTGGTACAAAGGTAAGCGAGATAAACTCTATCGGTCGTCAGATAGCAGATCTTAACAAACAGATCCATAACGTAGAGCTCTCCCAGGACAAAAATGCTAACGATCTAAGGGACAAAAGAGACGTCCTTCTAGACGAGCTATCAGAACTAACAGACTATGAACTATCAGAAGACAGCAGAGGTCACCTTCAGGTAAACATTGGCGGCACAGCCCTTGTACGTGGAGAGAAGGCAAATCAAATGGTCTTTGAAGAAGAGGATTTTGACCTTGCTGACCCCGGCGAGGAAGAAGATATAGGCGATCTAGAAGAGGTAGAGCCAGAGGGTAGTGTTGTCAAGTGGGAACACACAGGCCAGGAGATTAACTTCAGAGACGGTGAAATGAAAGGGCTATTTGATTCTAGAGACGAGATAGTCCAAGATCAGATAAATGAGCTTAGAAGTGTAATGTATCAATTCCAGGACAAGTTTAACGACGTTCACAGTGAAGGGTTTGATTATCACGAAGCCCAGGGAGAAGAAGGCGACTCTGGAGATGTGGAAGAGTTCTTTAACTGGCTAAATAACGGGGATGACCTGATGGAAGTAGATGATGACATTAGAGATGATGTCTTTAATATAAGGGCTGGATATGAGACAGAAGGCGAAGGCAAATACCCTGGTAACGGCGAAAACGCCAAACGCCTGGCCCAGCTAAAGCATGAGAGGATAATAGATGAGGACTATTATGAAGGAAAAGAAGACGTTGACGGTACTTCTACCTTCAATGACTTCATAGATGCTACAGTCTCAAGTCTAGGGGTCGAAGCCCAGGAAGCAGAGAAGATGGTAGAGAACCAGGACCTTCTTCTAAACCAGCTAAAAAACCGCCGCGAAGCAGTAAGCGGCGTATCCCTAGATGAAGAGATGACAGATATGATCAAATACCAACAGGCCTATAACGCAGCCTCAAGGATGGTAACAGCAGTAGATGAACAGCTTGATACCATCATCAATAGAATGGGTGTTGTAGGCCGCTAA